The region CAGGTTTTTACGGATGTGAATTTGCTGATGAACAACATTCAGCACGTTACGCAGCATCTTCAGCAAAAAAGAATATCAGAAGATGGTTTCGTGGTTCTTGAGGTGGTTCGAACCAAAAACGGCCAAAATTACCTTGTCGATGCTCTAGGCAATTTCTGGCGCATGTTTCTGAACGTTCAGGGCAGCATAAGTTATGATAAGGTTCCCAACACTGTTATTGCTTACGAAGCTGGAAAGGCTTACGGTCACTTCCTTTATAGCTTGCATGACTTTCCAGTTCAGACGCTTCAGCCTGTGATCCCTGAATTTCATTCTCTTTCAAAACGCTTTCGGGATTTTGAAAAGGCAGTGGAAAATGATCCTGCAAATCGAAAATCAGAAGTTAAATCTGAGCTTGAATTGGTGTATTCGCAGATTGATGAAATGAAGATCGTAACTGAACTGGAGAAGCAGGGGAGGTGTCCGCTTCGCGTAACGCATAACGACACCAAAATCAACAATGTGCTGTTTAATGCGCAGGGAAAGGCCATTTGTGTGATTGACCTTGATACCGTGATGCCCGGACTTTCGCTGTATGATTTCGGTGATGCAATCAGAACGGCTGCCGCCACCGCTGCAGAAGATGAGCAAGATCTTTCAAAGATGAAAATTGACTTGCAAATATTCGAAGCTTTTACAAAAGGA is a window of Bacteroidales bacterium DNA encoding:
- a CDS encoding aminoglycoside phosphotransferase family protein, which encodes MKDQFTEIFSRFNASGTLCDAAPIGSGHIHATFLLRTSEPDAADCILQKINHQVFTDVNLLMNNIQHVTQHLQQKRISEDGFVVLEVVRTKNGQNYLVDALGNFWRMFLNVQGSISYDKVPNTVIAYEAGKAYGHFLYSLHDFPVQTLQPVIPEFHSLSKRFRDFEKAVENDPANRKSEVKSELELVYSQIDEMKIVTELEKQGRCPLRVTHNDTKINNVLFNAQGKAICVIDLDTVMPGLSLYDFGDAIRTAAATAAEDEQDLSKMKIDLQIFEAFTKGFLEKTHGILTQDEISYLAFSCRYITFIQGIRFLTDFLDGDKYYKTSSENHNLFRARAQFKLAESMREDFKEMQGIVMNGC